In one Culex quinquefasciatus strain JHB chromosome 2, VPISU_Cqui_1.0_pri_paternal, whole genome shotgun sequence genomic region, the following are encoded:
- the LOC6035891 gene encoding uncharacterized protein LOC6035891: MCDHALLMETFAEHRKIHDRFLEMFGTLFETAQSMKLLAADITSNYDALFLQLRKQSSPVVEQPPQKRRKAHSFDSPSTARPNATSTGRCVDDAIDSSMVRNKSDPEVSTYSLLNQAIDLPDSEESFFALTQSPPTVREPLSPRRDLPGQADNVPSTPPKLDSTEKKRKKHNLSLGRFSTNFQMSPETNKQLQQLPVRQKMTTPKVKVEQQENLAPVGKWTAKKSSTGVGRSESSAVLRRTPTSTGKDSTGSLLNRTRLRQTKLRFPDNKSSAADDDETYFDEFVVPSPTSFSGSRFFKSMRKKEQSSLIAAAPSSSTATTSNNPAQKEDDDVFKSPEAKPRKAVKPAVDSDEDNFDIDQTYFSEAEKDLSRGTKVVRVKQEPSSQKKLTKSKILALDTPALEQGILDASGVEIVKPPSQDNVITIEESQPTRNDLFMEAIREEQRREQASRKTILDAMGPPTIRKPPEFRSSPLRKFNTFGGVGPLVPKPAPPPERRCTECTKHTRILELRGLTPDEIRAKLARNCRGCRQAQLHETPPGFWNPEFSPTQRI; this comes from the exons GACATCACCAGCAACTACGACGCACTGTTTCTTCAACTGCGCAAGCAATCTTCCCCCGTGGTGGAACAACCTCCGCAGAAGCGTCGCAAGGCCCATTCGTTCGACTCACCGTCCACGGCCCGCCCAAACGCCACCTCAACGGGCCGGTGCGTGGACGACGCTATAGATTCGTCCATGGTGCGCAACAAATCCGACCCGGAAGTGTCCACGTACTCGCTGCTCAACCAGGCCATCGATCTCCCGGACTCGGAGGAGTCCTTCTTCGCGCTGACTCAGAGTCCTCCTACGGTGCGGGAACCGCTCTCCCCACGGAGGGACCTGCCCGGCCAAGCCGATAACGTTCCGAGCACTCCACCCAAGCTGGACTCGACGGAGAAGAAGCGCAAAAAGCATAATTTGTCGCTGGGCCGCTTCTCGACCAACTTCCAGATGTCACCGGAGACGAACAAACAGCTGCAGCAGCTGCCGGTGCGGCAAAAGATGACCACGCCCAAGGTGAAGGTCGAACAGCAGGAAAATTTGGCGCCCGTTGGCAAGTGGACGGCGAAGAAGAGCAGCACGGGCGTGGGACGGAGCGAGTCTTCTGCGGTGCTCAGGAGGACGCCGACCAGTACGGGCAAGGACAGCACCGGATCGTTGCTGAACCGCACAAG ACTCCGCCAAACCAAGCTGCGCTTCCCGGACAACAAATCCTCCGCAGCGGACGACGACGAGACGTACTTTGACGAATTTGTCGTCCCAAGTCCAACGTCCTTCAGCGGGTCGCGCTTTTTCAAGAGCATGCGCAAGAAGGAACAATCCTCGCTCATTGCAGCGGCCCCGTCATCCTCCACCGCCACCACCTCCAATAATCCTGCCCAAAAAGAAGACGACGACGTGTTCAAAAGTCCCGAGGCCAAACCCCGCAAAGCCGTGAAGCCCGCCGTCGATTCCGACGAGGACAACTTTGACATCGATCAGACCTACTTTTCCGAGGCGGAAAAGGATCTGAGTCGAGGTACGAAGGTCGTCCGGGTCAAACAGGAACCGTCCAGCCAGAAGAAACTCACCAAAAGCAAAATCCTAGCCTTGGACACCCCAGCGCTTGAGCAGGGCATTCTGGACGCGAGCGGCGTCGAGATCGTCAAACCACCCTCCCAGGACAACGTCATCACGATCGAGGAGTCCCAACCGACCCGGAACGATCTCTTCATGGAAGCCATCCGGGAGGAACAACGGCGCGAGCAAGCCTCGCGTAAAACCATCCTGGACGCGATGGGACCTCCCACGATCCGCAAACCGCCGGAATTCCGCAGTTCCCCCCTGCGAAAGTTCAACACCTTTGGAGGGGTCGGGCCGCTGGTGCCGAAACCGGCGCCACCACCGGAACGACGCTGCACCGAGTGCACCAAGCACACCCGCATTCTGGAGCTGCGAGGGCTGACGCCGGACGAGATTCGGGCCAAGCTGGCGCGCAATTGTCGCGGGTGTCGCCAGGCCCAGCTGCACGAGACGCCGCCCGGCTTCTGGAATCCGGAGTTTTCGCCGACGCAGAGAATTTGA